A genome region from Eurosta solidaginis isolate ZX-2024a chromosome 2, ASM4086904v1, whole genome shotgun sequence includes the following:
- the LOC137239317 gene encoding beta-1,4-glucuronyltransferase 1, translated as MVRFEPLGQKMFTRRNWLLRCSILINIVVVLYICSHVMVGNGSGFNGSTFFLQDRAATDPANALLGNNEKVIGYKLQPPLSLSNAPPPAPTGSNDSGGGAVAPPAPVDIPPPPTQNQASATSDASNTKVVAAAPFVGNIGGFAEPMNTSAVSEPYIVTGDEKDLEERLRSLTKCYDRDYKPDILQRGDFWVLKNYVRAEHGALRCHEAITYTTHADYTFLDNLVPLLERWNAPVSIAMHAPGTDYQPTIDVIKYLRECLPESNLVRSFTTFHLYFSTKHIPKQVLKQPELFKKPYNCTLPPPYANVSSGHLYKSQKKLLYPVNVGRNIARDAALTHFILASDIELYPNPGLVRKFLEMIARNEAYLQRKSPRVFPIHLFEVEANATVPRDKTELLEFLRVGKAIPFHKRVCASCHGIPQSKEWLAANETEDLGVFHIGKRTGYYRHWEPIYIGTHADPHYDERLSWEGKSDKMTQGYSLCALDYEFHILDNAFLVHKPGIKQLQKDNRRAMLAGKTNQLIRKIIYPELKIMYGVRQGCVV; from the exons ATGGTGCGCTTCGAACCTTTGGGACAGAAAATGTTCACACGCCGTAACTGGTTGCTACGGTGTAGTATACTGATAAATATAGTTGTTGTATTGTACATATGTAGTCATGTTATGGTTGGTAATGGCAGCGGCTTTAATGGCAGCACATTCTTCCTACAGGACCGTGCAGCGACGGATCCAGCCAATGCGTTATTGGGAAATAAT gaAAAGGTTATAGGCTATAAATTGCAACCACCACTGTCCTTATCCAATGCACCGCCACCAGCGCCGACTGGTTCTAATGATTCTGGTGGCGGAGCTGTAGCCCCGCCGGCGCCCGTTGATATCCCTCCACCACCAACACAAAATCAAGCTAGCGCCACTAGTGACGCAAGTAATACAAAAGTTGTAGCTGCTGCGCCTTTTGTGGGGAATATTGGTGGTTTTGCTGAGCCCATGAATACAAGTGCGGTGAGCGAGCCTTATATTGTTACTGGAGATGAGAAGGATTTAGAAGAACGTTTGCGTTCGCTTACAAAATGTTATGATCGTGATTATAAGCCAGATATATTGCAGCGTGGCGATTTTTGGGTACTAAAGAATTATGTGCGCGCTGAACATGGTGCGCTAAGGTGTCATGAAGCCATAACATATACCACTCATGCAGATTATACATTTTTGGATAATCTGGTGCCACTGTTAGAACG GTGGAATGCTCCAGTGAGTATTGCAATGCATGCACCTGGCACAGATTATCAACCAACTATTGATGTCATTAAGTACCTGCGTGAATGTCTGCCCGAAAGTAATTTGGTGCGCTCATTTACCACATTTCATTTATACTTCAGCACAAAACACATACCCAAACAAGTTTTGAAACAGCCAGAGCTGTTTAAGAAGCCCTACAATTGTACACTTCCACCACCTTATGCGAATGTAAGCTCCGGCCATTTATATAAATCGCAAAAGAAGCTGCTATATCCGGTTAATGTTGGCCGTAATATAGCGCGTGATGCTGCCTTAACGCATTTTATATTAGCCTCAGATATTGAATTGTATCCAAATCCAGGTTTAGtgagaaaatttttagaaatgatCGCGCGTAATGAAGCATATTTACAGCGTAAATCGCCGCG AGTTTTTCCTATACACCTTTTCGAGGTTGAAGCAAATGCCACTGTGCCACGCGACAAAACTGAATTGCTAGAATTCTTACGTGTCGGCAAGGCAATACCCTTTCATAAGCGCGTTTGTGCTAGTTGTCATGGCATACCACAATCCAAAGAATGGCTGGCGGCCAATGAAACAGAAGATCTAGGAGTTTTTCATATAGGCAAGCGTACTGGTTATTATAGACATTGGGAGCCCATCTATATTGGTACGCATGCGGATCCACATTACGATGAGAGACTGAGTTGGGAGGGCAAAAGTGATAAAATGACACAG GGCTACTCGCTTTGCGCATTAGATTATGAATTCCATATTTTAGATAATGCCTTTCTTGTACATAAGCCAGGAATTAAACAACTGCAAAAAGATAATCGTCGTGCCATGTTGGCGGGTAAAACGAATCAGCttatacgtaaaatcatatatcCAGAGTTGAAAATAATGTATGGTGTGCGTCAGGGATGCGTTGTATAG
- the LOC137239319 gene encoding DNA polymerase delta subunit 3-like, which translates to MCAAKLKEALNDCKINFDVRVLLTDLINEYEIPIDDVSDTLIDYCKEQEKDGVKFEKRYVVHGMEAEDANIEVFKIVKGQDKLNEWLDKLKDVESTLYSVEKVGGSKSPAEDLKPVKWCAVKLDGVETRTTGSKPMNGNATKAETIKAAVKGESKPESKPAKGIANAFAKPRGTTRTEAKNEYYSTSASNIVPGDNKKNSPQDGKKNEENAVKSPQKTADPKKISPKEKKAAAAAVGQKNIGNFFAPKGKATVDAAKKPESQKSPKKLNDYFKKQADKPTAATKTAKGALQQEEKEGNTSIQLFEDDDEAVAGGAVKEGTPMEVNDESSDEEEELNKLRRKVAAVDEEAGTSSRKRLRIEDSDDEDDIAIDDADGQQPQQKQGKLDESATVKEAVDSPPKSETYLDEDGFVITVKSKKSATKKPSTKPKTPQKTPSKASPKAGKNKQTPKLSAKTKQGNIMNFFKKK; encoded by the coding sequence atgtgtGCTGCTAAATTAAAAGAAGCATTAAATGATTGCAAAATCAATTTCGATGTTCGTGTGCTGCTAACGGATCTAATAAATGAGTATGAAATACCAATTGATGATGTGAGTGACACGCTCATTGATTATTGCAAAGAACAGGAAAAAGATGGTGTGAAATTTGAAAAGCGGTATGTTGTCCACGGCATGGAAGCAGAAGATGCCAATATAGAAGTATTTAAAATTGTAAAAGGgcaagataaattaaatgaatggTTGGATAAGCTGAAAGATGTTGAATCTACATTGTATTCGGTCGAGAAAGTGGGCGGAAGTAAGTCTCCGGCGGAAGATTTGAAACCTGTGAAATGGTGTGCGGTGAAGCTGGACGGCGTGGAAACACGCACAACTGGCAGCAAGCCCATGAATGGTAATGCTACCAAGGCAGAAACCATAAAAGCAGCAGTCAAAGGAGAATCTAAACCTGAAAGTAAACCGGCTAAAGGTATTGCCAATGCTTTTGCCAAACCCAGGGGAACTACAAGAACGGAAGCTAAAAATGAATATTACAGCACTTCAGCGAGTAACATTGTTCCAGGcgataacaaaaaaaattccccGCAGGACGGAAAAAAGAATGAAGAAAATGCTGTCAAATCGCCCCAGAAAACCGCCGACCCTAAAAAGATTTCACCAAAAGAAAAGAAAGCGGCCGCAGCAGCAGTTGGACAAAAAAACATTGGAAATTTTTTTGCACCTAAGGGTAAAGCTACAGTTGATGCTGCAAAGAAACCTGAATCTCAGAAGTCACCAAAGAAATTAAATGATTACTTCAAGAAACAAGCTGACAAACCTACAGCAGCCACAAAAACAGCTAAAGGAGCGCTCCAGCAAGAAGAGAAGGAAGGCAACACATCCATACAACTTTTCGAAGACGACGATGAAGCGGTGGCTGGCGGAGCGGTAAAAGAAGGAACTCCTATGGAAGTTAATGATGAATCTTCTGATGAAGAAGAAGAGCTGAATAAATTAAGGCGTAAAGTAGCAGCTGTCGATGAAGAAGCAGGAACAAGCAGTCGCAAACGCTTGCGTATCGAAGATTCAGATGATGAGGATGACATTGCAATTGATGATGCAGATGGACAGCAACCGCAGCAAAAACAAGGAAAATTGGATGAATCTGCAACTGTGAAAGAGGCAGTAGATTCACCGCCGAAATCAGAGACTTATTTGGATGAAGATGGTTTTGTTATCACTGTCAAGTCTAAGAAATCGGCTACTAAGAAGCCATCTACAAAACCAAAAACGCCCCAGAAAACTCCATCGAAGGCAAGTCCTAAAGCGGGCAAAAACAAGCAAACACCAAAGCTGTCGGCCAAAACGAAACAAGGAAATATAATGAATTTTTTCAAGAAGAagtag